A genomic segment from Malus domestica chromosome 05, GDT2T_hap1 encodes:
- the LOC139196179 gene encoding uncharacterized protein has product MPTIERERERQSEREREREEWGSQRQKGGREHAMRFLGLTGYPTRLVSRGGLRKVWERRGFSVFYSDSTDFINLDRWRKKLVLYRFEIHGDNVASFSKTIPASKQAPNQGLQDVDHKNHRR; this is encoded by the exons ATGCCTACgattgaaagagagagagagagacagagcgagagagagagggagagggaggagtgggGATCTCAGCGCCAAAAAGGGGGCAGAGAGCATGCTATGCGTTTTTTGGGCTTAACGGGTTACCCCACGCGGTTGGTGAGCAGAGGAGGTCTGAGGAAAGTATGGGAGAGGAGAGGGTTTTCAGTTTTCTACTCTGATTCAACAG ATTTCATAAATTTGGATCGTTGGAGGAAGAAGTTGGTTCTATACCGTTTTGAG atTCATGGAGATAATGTCGCTTCATTCTCTAAGACCATACCAGCCAGCAAACAAGCTCCAAATCAGGGTTTGCAGGATGTGGATCACAAAAACCATCGAAGATGA
- the LOC139195721 gene encoding uncharacterized protein: MYADRAVGRNFESKTIDELLLLDPALHKNASFACKATVVGFDLTRGWWYKSCPFCHKAVKKTSGSFQCNEHGLLNRLPEPWFKINIIVEDSTNQHNFLMLGRHAEKILHVSCHTMVIEDGYDDPFIVPPPLKKLVGETKRFLLSFGNQNSDFQKTDFIIYGLLQDQLPLNPATASIDPQTPPATTGKQIISEATPAPVMPSLQSDRYPQSVASPKTSKRALFIDQADKPDSKKTRTGQTETTNSARIAREFHKLVVPKIEPADKEPIVALKTKYQAKKTKDSTEDVRPLKK, from the exons ATGTATGCAGACCGTGCTGTTGGTCGTAATTTTGAGTCCAAAACAATTGATGAGCTCCTTCTACTTGATCCTGCTTTACACAAA AATGCAAGTTTTGCATGCAAAGCGACTGTTGTTGGATTTGATTTGACTAGAGGTTGGTGGTACAAGTCGTGCCCATTCTGCCATAAAGCTGTCAAAAAAACTTCCGGATCATTTCAGTGCAATGAACATGGTTTATTAAACAGGTTACCTGAACCATG GTTTAAAATCAATATTATAGTGGAAGATAGCACAAATCAACACAACTTCCTCATGTTAGGAAGGCATGCTGAAAAGATACTTCATGTTTCTTGCCACACTATGGTAATAGAAGATGGATATGACGATCCCTTTATAGTGCCACCGCCTCTAAAAAAATTGGTGGGAGAGACAAAAAGATTTTTGCTATCTTTTGGCAACCAAAACAGTGATTTTCAGAAGACGGACTTTATCATTTATGGATTGCTTCAAGATCAGCTGCCCTTAAACCCAGCGACTGCCTCAATTGACCCGCAAACGCCTCCTGCCACTACAGGAAAACAAATTATAAGTGAAGCAACTCCCGCCCCAGTGATGCCTTCCCTGCAATCAGATCGCTATCCCCAATCGGTTGCATCTCCCAAAACTTCAAAGAGGGCATTGTTCATTGATCAAGCAGACAAACCAGACAG CAAAAAAACTCGCACCGGGCAAACAGAGACAACCAATTCTGCTAGAATTGCCAGAGAATTCCACAAACTGGTTGTCCCTAAGATTGAGCCTGCCGATAAAGAACCGATAGttgcactcaaaacaaagtaTCAAGCCAAAAAAACCAAGGATAG tactgaagatgttcgcccaCTGAAAAAATGA
- the LOC139196180 gene encoding disease resistance protein RPV1-like, producing MPGNIQYLNLECSGIKELPESIWSNENISYLNIQQCKDLKKLLSSWCTLKNLKELNLFLCSKIENFSEILEPMEHLKCLRLRETSLTELPSSICTAVEMPHSSIGNLNGLQDLNLSQCRQLKELPSSIGNLNGLERLNLEDCKRLKDVPTSIYSLTNLKRLSLYGCHRLEKLPSSSVGFLSLEELRLGCSRILEIPASIKQASRLSILNLNCCERLQSIPELPVLCNVQAQGCTLLKKVSSSRTALTQGKEIPNWFSYQNEGSSIDIELCPDWFRTGLFGFALSVVLSGVLESLVDFRRVSAIFIVKFMGESHELFRSEYIIPGESYNYRDGQHHVHVWNRAFRSEEASVVFFTLDSEGRPAPLKVESCGICPLYAEDAEKFKFGHVFMSRGPKVEELPEILKSMEQLVSLCLEDTAVEMLPSSIGNLNGLQDLNLRGCYLLKDVPTSIYSLTNLKRLNFNDCGRLENFPSSSVGFISLEELDLSNSGILEIPASIKQASRLSILNLINCKRLP from the exons ATGCCAGGAAATATTCAATACTTAAATTTAGAATGCAGTGGTATAAAGGAGTTGCCTGAATCAATTTGGTCTAACGAAAATATTTCTTACTTGAATATACAGCAATGCAAAGACCTTAAGAAACTTCTAAGCAGTTGGTGTACTTTGAAAAATCTCAAGGAACTCAATCTCTTTTTGTGCTCTAAAATTGAAAACTTTTCGGAGATTTTGGAGCCAATGGAGCATTTGAAGTGTTTAAGATTAAGGGAAACATCACTTACAGAGCTACCCTCATCAATCT GCACAGCTGtcgaaatgcctcattcgtctaTTGGAAATCTAAATGGGCTTCAAGATTTAAACCTTAGTCAATGCCGTCAACTTAAGGAGCTTCCTTCGTCCATTGGAAATCTAAATGGGCTTGAACGTTTAAACCTTGAGGACTGCAAGCGACTTAAGGATGTCCCAACAAGTATCTACAGTTTAACCAATCTTAAACGTCTCAGCTTATATGGTTGTCATAGACTTGAAAAATTGCCTTCCAGCTCTGTCGGTTTTCTCTCTTTAGAAGAACTAAGACTCGGCTGCAGCCGTATATTGGAAATACCAGCAAGCATCAAACAAGCTTCTCGGTTGTCTATACTCAACTTAAACTGCTGCGAGCGGCTTCAATCTATACCAGAGCTCCCTGTGCTATGTAATGTTCAAGCTCAAGGCTGCACGTTGCTGAAGAAAGTGTCAAGTTCAAGGACAGCACTCACACAAG GAAAAGAAATTCCAAATTGGTTCAGCTATCAAAATGAGGGATCTTCAATAGACATCGAGCTTTGTCCAGATTGGTTTCGAACAGGTTTATTTGGTTTCGCTCTCTCTGTTGTTCTTTCTGGGGTTTTAGAGTCGCTGGTTGACTTCAGGAGGGTAAGTGCTATTTTCATTGTCAAATTCATGGGTGAAAGCCATGAACTGTTCCGTTCTGAGTACATTATCCCCGGCGAATCCTACAACTACCGTGACGGCCAACATCACGTGCATGTGTGGAATAGGGCCTTTAGAAGTGAAGAG GCCTCTGTTGTCTTCTTCACGCTGGATTCTGAAGGACGACCTGCTCCCTTGAAGGTGGAAAGCTGTGGTATATGCCCATTGTATGCGGAAGATGCTGAGAAATTCAAATTTGGTCATGTGTTCATGTCGAGGGGACCAAAAGTAGAAGAATTGCCTGAAATCTTGAAGTCAATGGAACAATTGGTGTCTCTTTGTTTGGAAGACACAGCTGTCGAAATGCTTCCTTCGTCTATTGGGAATCTAAATGGGCTTCAAGATTTAAACCTTAGAGGCTGCTATCTACTTAAGGATGTCCCAACAAGTATCTACAGTTTAACCAATCTTAAACGTCTCAACTTTAATGACTGTGGGAGACTTGAAAATTTTCCTTCCAGCTCTGTTGGTTTTATCTCTTTAGAAGAACTAGATCTCAGCAACAGCGGTATATTGGAAATTCCAGCAAGCATCAAACAAGCTTCTCGGTTGTCCATACTCAACTTAATCAACTGCAAGCGGCTTCCCTGA